A single region of the Enterobacter cloacae complex sp. R_G8 genome encodes:
- the yncL gene encoding stress response membrane protein YncL produces the protein MNVSSRTVVILNILSAAGLALILAERFHWF, from the coding sequence ATGAACGTATCCAGTAGAACCGTTGTGATATTGAATATACTTTCTGCTGCCGGTTTAGCGTTGATTCTTGCCGAGAGATTTCACTGGTTCTGA